In a single window of the Oryctolagus cuniculus chromosome 9, mOryCun1.1, whole genome shotgun sequence genome:
- the KCNJ8 gene encoding ATP-sensitive inward rectifier potassium channel 8 isoform X1 yields MLARKSIIPEEYVLARIAAENLRKPRIRDRLPKARFIAKSGACNLAHKNIREQGRFLQDIFTTLVDLKWRHTLVIFTMSFLCSWLLFAIMWWLVAFAHGDIYAYMEKGGMEKSALESTVCVTNVRSFTSAFLFSIEVQVTIGFGGRMMTEECPLAITVLILQNIVGLIINAVMLGCIFMKTAQAHRRAETLIFSRHAVIAVRNGKLCFMFRVGDLRKSMIISASVRIQVVRKTTTPEGEVVPIHQLDIPVDNPIESNNIFLVAPLIICHVIDKRSPLYDISATDLANQDLEVIVILEGVVETTGITTQARTSYIAEEIQWGHRFVSIVTEEEGVYSVDYSKFGNTMKVAAPRCSARELDEKPSILIQTLQKSELSHQNSLRKRNSMRRNNSMRRNNSIRRNNSSLIVPKVQFMTPEGNQNTSES; encoded by the exons ATGTTGGCCCGAAAGAGCATCATCCCGGAGGAATATGTGCTGGCGCGCATCGCCGCGGAAAACCTGCGCAAGCCGCGCATCCGCGACCGCCTGCCCAAAGCGCGCTTCATCGCCAAGAGCGGGGCCTGCAACCTGGCGCACAAGAACATTCGCGAGCAGGGGCGCTTCCTGCAGGATATCTTCACCACCCTGGTGGACCTCAAGTGGCGCCACACGCTGGTCATCTTCACCATGTCCTTCCTCTGCAGCTGGCTGCTCTTCGCCATCATGTGGTGGCTGGTGGCCTTTGCCCACGGCGACATCTACGCCTACATGGAAAAGGGCGGCATGGAGAAGAGTGCTTTGGAGTCCACAGTGTGTGTCACCAACGTCAG GTCTTTCACCTCGGCTTTCCTGTTCTCCATTGAAGTTCAAGTGACTATTGGCTTCGGAGGGAGAATGATGACCGAGGAGTGCCCTCTGGCCATCACAGTGCTAATTCTGCAGAACATCGTGGGTTTGATCATCAACGCAGTCATGCTGGGCTGCATCTTCATGAAGACAGCTCAGGCTCACCGGAGGGCAGAGACTCTGATCTTCAGCCGCCACGCCGTGATCGCCGTCCGAAATGGCAAGCTGTGCTTCATGTTCCGGGTGGGTGACCTGCGCAAGAGCATGATCATCAGCGCCTCGGTGCGCATCCAGGTGGTCAGGAAGACGACCACCCCCGAGGGGGAGGTGGTGCCCATCCACCAGCTCGACATCCCCGTGGATAACCCCATTGAGAGCAACAACATTTTCCTCGTGGCCCCATTGATCATCTGCCACGTGATTGATAAGCGCAGCCCCCTCTATGACATCTCCGCCACTGACCTCGCCAACCAAGACCTGGAGGTCATAGTGATCCTGGAAGGAGTGGTCGAAACTACGGGCATTACCACCCAAGCGCGAACCTCCTACATAGCCGAGGAGATCCAGTGGGGCCACCGCTTCGTGTCTATCGTGACCGAGGAGGAAGGAGTATATTCTGTGGATTACTCCAAATTCGGCAACACCATGAAAGTGGCTGCCCCACGGTGCAGTGCCCGCGAGCTGGATGAGAAGCCATCCATCCTGATCCAGACCCTCCAGAAGAGCGAACTCTCCCATCAGAATTCTCTGCGGAAGCGCAATTCCATGCGGAGGAACAACTCCATGAGGAGGAACAACTCCATCCGAAGGAACAACTCTTCCCTCATTGTGCCAAAGGTGCAATTTATGACCCCCGAAGGAAATCAGAACACCTCAGAATCATGA